From Nitratidesulfovibrio vulgaris str. Hildenborough, a single genomic window includes:
- the hisS gene encoding histidine--tRNA ligase produces MSKITKIKGFADLFPPESDVFTRMESVARQVFGRYGFVELRTPILERTDLFCRSIGTETDVVQKEMYTFPDRKDRSLTMRPEATAGVMRAYIESGRHTQEPVSKLFTSGPMFRYERPQKGRMRQFHQINCEVLGPVEPHADAELVLMLMRFLTELGLTGLSLQINSLGCKECRPLYRKALSDFLASIDNAALCEDCRRRMETNPLRVLDCKVPGCRELTANAPTILEHNCPECRTHFDAVLRILDSRNVPYVLNDRLVRGLDYYNRTTFEVVSDSIGSQGSVAGGGRYDGLISQLGGPDVPGVGFACGMERLALMMPGADAPRPHFHVAVLDPAAQDAALLLAEDLRAQGLTGSVGFGAGSIKSRMRLAGKSGARACLILGGDELAAGTVVVKDMDSGEQETIGRDAVAARLLAAGA; encoded by the coding sequence ATGAGCAAGATCACCAAGATTAAGGGTTTCGCGGATCTCTTTCCGCCCGAGAGCGACGTCTTCACGCGTATGGAGTCTGTCGCGCGGCAGGTCTTCGGCAGGTACGGCTTTGTCGAGTTGCGTACCCCCATCCTCGAACGCACCGACCTCTTCTGCCGTTCCATCGGCACCGAGACCGATGTGGTGCAGAAGGAGATGTACACCTTCCCCGACCGCAAGGATCGTTCGCTGACCATGCGTCCGGAAGCCACTGCGGGGGTCATGCGTGCCTACATCGAAAGCGGCAGGCACACGCAGGAGCCCGTCTCCAAGCTGTTCACCTCCGGCCCCATGTTCCGCTACGAACGTCCCCAGAAGGGGCGTATGCGCCAGTTCCACCAGATCAACTGCGAAGTGCTCGGCCCTGTCGAACCCCATGCCGATGCCGAACTGGTGCTGATGCTCATGCGCTTTCTGACGGAACTGGGTCTGACGGGACTCTCGCTCCAGATCAATTCCCTCGGCTGCAAGGAATGCCGCCCGCTCTACCGCAAGGCGCTCTCCGACTTTCTCGCCTCCATCGACAATGCGGCCCTCTGCGAGGACTGCCGCCGTCGTATGGAGACCAACCCGTTGCGTGTGCTCGACTGCAAGGTGCCCGGTTGTCGCGAACTGACGGCCAACGCCCCCACCATCCTCGAACACAACTGTCCCGAATGCCGCACCCACTTCGACGCGGTGCTGCGCATCCTCGACAGCCGCAACGTGCCCTACGTGCTGAACGACCGCCTCGTGCGCGGGCTGGACTACTACAACCGCACCACCTTCGAGGTGGTCTCCGACTCCATCGGTTCGCAGGGTTCCGTGGCGGGGGGCGGTCGGTATGACGGTCTCATCTCCCAGCTTGGCGGGCCTGACGTGCCCGGTGTCGGCTTCGCCTGCGGCATGGAGCGTCTTGCGCTCATGATGCCCGGTGCAGATGCCCCCCGGCCCCACTTCCATGTGGCGGTGCTCGACCCCGCAGCGCAGGACGCCGCCCTTCTTCTGGCTGAAGACCTGCGTGCGCAGGGCCTCACCGGAAGCGTCGGCTTCGGCGCGGGCAGCATCAAAAGCCGTATGCGCCTCGCCGGAAAGTCCGGCGCGCGCGCGTGTCTCATCCTCGGTGGCGATGAACTCGCCGCAGGTACCGTCGTGGTCAAGGACATGGACTCCGGCGAACAGGAAACCATCGGGCGCGATGCCGTCGCGGCCCGTCTTCTCGCAGCGGGCGCGTAA
- a CDS encoding class I SAM-dependent methyltransferase has translation MWNAEDVKSFLDWADTPAGAFALRHERRLLQHLVSGWPRRGHSLLDVGCGPGIFLEYFWESGFDVTGLDASPDMLAAARSRLGPRADFHLGVGDHLPFEDNAFDYVTLLNVLEFVDDAAAVLAEAFRVAARGVLVAVLNRWSPYYLSHGVPMPGSSSRLRQARWRSLPEMLRLVRQGCGGCAVTWRTVLHAPSCTWREGTLFNLCNRGIALNPFGAYLALRVDTGRGLPVTPLLLTTRKTAPMRVCPPTVVGRTGHGRDLSS, from the coding sequence ATGTGGAACGCCGAAGACGTGAAAAGCTTCCTCGACTGGGCCGACACCCCTGCCGGTGCCTTCGCGCTACGGCATGAGCGCCGTCTCTTGCAGCATCTCGTCTCGGGATGGCCGCGCCGCGGGCATTCGCTGCTCGATGTGGGCTGCGGCCCCGGCATCTTTCTCGAGTACTTCTGGGAAAGCGGCTTCGACGTGACGGGCCTCGACGCCAGCCCCGACATGCTGGCCGCGGCACGGTCGCGCCTCGGGCCGCGCGCCGACTTCCACCTTGGCGTGGGCGACCATCTTCCCTTCGAGGACAATGCGTTCGACTATGTGACGCTGCTCAACGTGCTCGAATTCGTCGATGATGCCGCAGCCGTGCTGGCCGAGGCATTCCGCGTCGCCGCGCGTGGGGTGCTTGTCGCCGTGCTCAACCGCTGGTCGCCCTACTATCTTTCGCATGGTGTGCCGATGCCCGGCAGTTCAAGCAGGCTGCGGCAGGCCCGCTGGCGTTCGCTGCCCGAGATGCTGCGCCTCGTGCGGCAAGGCTGCGGAGGCTGCGCGGTGACGTGGCGCACCGTGCTGCACGCCCCTTCGTGCACATGGCGCGAAGGCACCCTGTTCAACCTGTGCAACCGTGGCATCGCGCTCAACCCCTTCGGGGCGTATCTCGCCCTGCGCGTCGACACCGGGCGCGGGTTGCCCGTGACCCCGCTGCTGCTCACCACACGCAAGACCGCACCCATGCGTGTATGCCCCCCCACGGTCGTGGGACGCACGGGCCACGGGCGCGACCTTTCCTCTTGA
- the metE gene encoding 5-methyltetrahydropteroyltriglutamate--homocysteine S-methyltransferase, with protein MRTHNLGFPRIGAGRELKKAVEGYWKGRVSRHALEGEAARLRACHWAMQRDAGIDVVPVGDFALYDHMLDLTLMLGAIPPRFSPSGAAASPAGTGQDIDLMFRMARGEAGLSPVAPLEMTKWFDTNYHYLVPELDADTAFAPDASPLVAQLREAQDAGFTPKAVLPGPLTWLWLARSVDGSDRFALLPALCDAYATLLRELTSACPPACPRGYSSGGLMVQLDEPVLALDLPQTVRDLFPAVYTRLRAAVPDATLMVASYFAPCADNLPVALNLPVDVLHLDLVRGRDDLDAALQVLGAGEGTPGLALSLGVVDGRNVWCADIDAAVNLVRRAADSLGEDRVWVAPSCSLLHCPVDLGSERELDPEVARWLAFARQKCAEVRLVAEVVRGVYGPSTAASLEANREVRRQRAVSPRIHDPAVASRLAAVTSDMEHRTSPYAERIVAQRAALHLPTLPTTTIGSFPQTPDIRAARRALRDGSLTQDAYEAAMRDALAMMVREQEALGLDVLVHGEPERNDMVEYFGGLLQGFCITSDGWVQSYGTRCVKPPLLYGDVSRPEPMTVAWSAYARSLTARPMKAMLTGPVTIACWSFVRDDISRETVLRQLALALRDEVADLESAGLAVVQVDEPALREGLPLRRAAQEAYLDAAVRAFRLATSGVADATQLHTHMCYCDFHDIIDRIAGMDADVISLEASRSRMELLDVFATHGYPNEVGPGVYDIHSPRVPSVDEMEALLLRAAAVLPVDRLWVNPDCGLKTREWPETRAALANMVEAARRVRARLDA; from the coding sequence ATGCGAACCCACAACCTCGGTTTCCCGCGCATCGGCGCGGGCAGAGAACTCAAGAAGGCTGTCGAAGGCTACTGGAAAGGCCGCGTCTCGCGGCACGCACTCGAAGGAGAGGCGGCCCGCCTCAGGGCCTGCCACTGGGCCATGCAGCGTGATGCGGGTATCGACGTGGTGCCCGTGGGCGATTTCGCCCTGTACGACCACATGCTCGACCTGACCCTGATGCTGGGCGCCATACCGCCACGGTTCAGTCCGTCCGGTGCTGCTGCGTCGCCAGCAGGTACAGGGCAGGACATCGACCTCATGTTCCGCATGGCGCGTGGCGAAGCTGGTCTGTCGCCCGTCGCGCCCCTTGAGATGACCAAGTGGTTCGACACCAACTACCACTACCTTGTCCCTGAACTTGACGCCGACACCGCCTTCGCCCCGGATGCCTCCCCTCTCGTGGCGCAGCTGCGCGAGGCGCAGGATGCCGGGTTCACCCCCAAGGCCGTCCTTCCCGGCCCGCTGACATGGCTGTGGCTGGCGCGCAGTGTCGACGGTTCAGACCGTTTCGCCCTCTTGCCCGCCCTGTGCGACGCCTACGCGACGCTCCTTCGTGAGCTCACTTCCGCATGCCCCCCCGCGTGCCCGCGTGGCTACTCGTCTGGAGGCTTGATGGTGCAGCTTGATGAACCTGTGCTGGCACTCGACCTGCCGCAGACCGTGCGCGACCTCTTTCCGGCGGTGTACACGCGGCTTCGGGCCGCCGTACCCGATGCGACGCTGATGGTGGCCAGCTACTTCGCGCCCTGCGCCGACAACCTCCCGGTGGCACTGAACCTGCCTGTGGATGTGCTGCATCTCGACCTTGTCCGTGGACGTGACGACCTCGACGCCGCCCTTCAGGTGCTGGGCGCCGGTGAGGGCACGCCGGGGTTGGCCCTCTCTCTGGGGGTGGTCGACGGGCGCAATGTCTGGTGCGCCGACATCGATGCGGCCGTGAACCTTGTCCGTCGCGCTGCCGACAGTCTGGGTGAAGACCGGGTGTGGGTGGCCCCCTCGTGTTCGCTGTTGCATTGCCCTGTCGACCTCGGTTCGGAGCGCGAACTCGACCCCGAAGTGGCGCGATGGCTGGCCTTCGCACGTCAGAAGTGCGCCGAAGTGCGCCTTGTCGCCGAAGTTGTACGAGGCGTCTACGGCCCTTCGACCGCGGCCTCGCTGGAAGCCAACCGCGAGGTGCGCCGTCAGCGGGCCGTCAGTCCGCGCATCCACGACCCGGCGGTGGCCTCGCGGCTTGCCGCAGTGACGTCCGACATGGAGCACCGTACCTCGCCCTATGCGGAACGCATCGTGGCCCAGCGGGCGGCATTGCATCTGCCCACCCTGCCCACCACCACCATCGGTTCATTCCCCCAGACACCGGACATCCGCGCCGCACGTCGCGCCCTGCGTGATGGCAGCCTCACGCAGGACGCCTATGAAGCCGCCATGCGCGACGCCCTCGCCATGATGGTGCGTGAGCAGGAGGCTCTGGGCCTCGACGTGCTCGTCCACGGCGAGCCTGAACGTAACGACATGGTCGAGTACTTCGGCGGCTTGCTGCAAGGCTTCTGCATCACCTCCGACGGCTGGGTGCAAAGCTATGGCACGCGTTGCGTGAAGCCGCCCCTGCTCTATGGCGACGTGTCGCGTCCCGAACCCATGACCGTTGCGTGGAGTGCCTACGCCCGTTCACTCACCGCCCGTCCCATGAAGGCCATGCTGACCGGGCCCGTGACCATCGCCTGCTGGAGTTTCGTGCGGGACGATATTTCGCGAGAGACGGTCTTGCGCCAGCTTGCGCTTGCCCTGCGCGACGAGGTGGCCGACCTCGAATCGGCGGGGCTTGCCGTGGTGCAGGTCGACGAACCCGCCTTGCGCGAGGGGCTGCCCCTGCGCCGTGCCGCGCAGGAGGCGTATCTCGATGCGGCGGTGCGTGCCTTCCGGCTTGCGACCTCGGGCGTGGCGGATGCGACGCAACTGCACACCCACATGTGCTACTGCGACTTCCATGACATCATCGACCGCATCGCCGGCATGGATGCCGATGTGATCAGCCTTGAAGCCAGCCGCAGCCGCATGGAGTTGCTGGATGTCTTCGCCACGCATGGCTACCCCAACGAAGTGGGGCCGGGGGTCTATGACATCCATAGCCCGCGCGTGCCCTCCGTGGACGAGATGGAAGCCCTGTTGCTGCGTGCGGCGGCGGTGCTGCCCGTAGACCGCCTGTGGGTCAACCCCGACTGCGGCCTCAAGACCCGCGAATGGCCCGAGACGCGGGCCGCCCTCGCCAACATGGTCGAGGCCGCACGCAGGGTCAGGGCTAGGCTGGACGCCTAG
- the ilvD gene encoding dihydroxy-acid dehydratase → MRSKKMTHGLEKAPHRSLLHALGLTREELARPLVGVVNAANEVVPGHIHLDDIAEAVKAGVRAAGGTPLEFPAIAVCDGLAMNHEGMRFSLPSRELIADSIEIMATAHPFDALVFIPNCDKSVPGMLMAMLRLDVPSVMVSGGPMLAGATLAGRADLITVFEGVGRVQRGDMTEAELDELVEGACPGCGSCAGMFTANSMNCLAETIGLALPGNGTTPAVTAARIRLAKHAGMKVMEMLERNIRPRDIVTEKAVANAVAVDMALGCSTNTVLHLPAVFAEAGLDLTLDIFDKVSRKTPNLCKLSPAGHHHIQDLHAAGGIPAVMAELDRIGLIDRSAMTVTGRTVGENLDALGAKVRDADVIRPVDAPYSPQGGIAILKGSLAPGGAVVKQSAVAPEMMVREAVARVFDSEEAACEAIMGGRIKAGDAIVIRYEGPKGGPGMREMLTPTSAIAGMGLGADVALITDGRFSGGTRGAAIGHVSPEAAEGGPIGLVQEGDRIRIDIPARALDLLVDEDELARRRAAFVPVEKEITSPLLRRYARMVSSAATGARQR, encoded by the coding sequence ATGCGCAGCAAGAAGATGACCCACGGGCTGGAAAAGGCCCCTCACCGCTCTCTCCTCCACGCCCTCGGGCTGACCCGCGAAGAACTGGCCCGCCCGCTGGTCGGCGTGGTCAACGCCGCCAACGAGGTCGTACCGGGGCATATCCACCTCGACGACATCGCCGAGGCGGTCAAGGCCGGAGTCCGCGCCGCCGGGGGCACCCCGCTCGAGTTTCCCGCCATCGCGGTGTGCGACGGCCTTGCCATGAACCACGAGGGGATGCGCTTTTCGCTGCCCTCGCGCGAACTCATCGCCGACTCCATCGAAATCATGGCCACCGCGCACCCCTTCGACGCGCTGGTGTTCATCCCCAACTGTGACAAGTCCGTACCCGGCATGCTCATGGCCATGCTGCGCCTTGACGTACCTTCGGTCATGGTCAGCGGCGGCCCCATGCTTGCCGGTGCCACCCTTGCCGGTCGTGCCGACCTCATCACCGTCTTCGAAGGCGTGGGACGCGTCCAGCGCGGCGACATGACCGAGGCCGAACTCGATGAACTGGTCGAGGGCGCATGCCCCGGCTGCGGTTCGTGCGCGGGCATGTTCACCGCCAACTCCATGAACTGTCTTGCCGAGACCATCGGCCTTGCCCTGCCGGGCAACGGCACGACCCCCGCCGTCACCGCCGCGCGCATCCGCCTTGCCAAGCATGCGGGCATGAAGGTGATGGAGATGCTGGAACGCAATATCCGCCCGCGCGACATCGTCACCGAGAAGGCCGTGGCCAACGCGGTGGCCGTGGACATGGCCCTTGGCTGTTCCACCAATACCGTGTTGCACCTGCCCGCCGTCTTCGCAGAGGCGGGACTCGACCTCACCCTCGACATCTTCGACAAGGTCAGCCGCAAGACGCCCAACCTCTGCAAACTCTCGCCCGCCGGGCATCATCATATTCAGGACCTCCATGCCGCAGGGGGCATTCCCGCGGTCATGGCCGAACTCGACAGGATAGGGCTCATCGACCGCAGTGCCATGACCGTGACCGGGCGCACCGTGGGCGAGAATCTCGATGCACTGGGGGCCAAGGTGCGTGACGCCGATGTCATCCGTCCTGTCGACGCCCCGTATTCGCCGCAGGGCGGCATCGCCATTCTCAAGGGGTCGCTTGCGCCCGGTGGTGCGGTGGTCAAGCAGTCTGCCGTGGCACCCGAGATGATGGTGCGCGAGGCCGTGGCGCGCGTCTTTGATAGCGAAGAGGCCGCCTGTGAGGCTATCATGGGAGGGCGTATCAAGGCCGGAGACGCCATAGTCATCCGCTACGAAGGCCCCAAGGGCGGCCCCGGCATGCGCGAGATGCTCACTCCCACCTCGGCCATCGCAGGCATGGGCCTCGGGGCGGATGTGGCGCTCATCACCGACGGGCGCTTCAGCGGCGGCACCCGTGGCGCAGCCATCGGCCATGTCTCGCCTGAAGCCGCCGAAGGCGGGCCCATCGGCCTTGTGCAGGAGGGCGACCGCATCCGCATCGACATCCCCGCGCGCGCCCTCGACCTGCTGGTGGACGAGGATGAACTTGCCCGCCGCAGGGCCGCCTTCGTGCCCGTCGAAAAGGAAATCACCTCGCCGCTGCTGCGCCGTTATGCCCGCATGGTGTCGTCTGCCGCCACGGGTGCGCGTCAGCGCTAG
- a CDS encoding cell division protein FtsX — MRTVLRLIARGVGDMALHPLAHTLGLAAVTLAVFLGGVFLMALTTVDAEFRVSRGETVWQVYWRPGTPLEQVRPQWDEVRRMPWLTRAETWTPDDALAALAKRLGGADALPSGGVNPLPPTALLVFSPREVDAGRWARETQSFLKNLPGVERVTSTPLKDEFGRMWRGVSAFVVWPSVAFLTLVLALVSASSVRLTLEHRRDEIEILKLVGARNWYIRLPLLVGGAMLGLVGGGAALALLHLVYRFVGPFFAVPPLLMELHFPPPEQAVLLVAVPVLMGLTGGWMAVRDRN; from the coding sequence ATGCGCACGGTACTGCGGCTCATCGCGCGGGGGGTGGGCGATATGGCCCTGCACCCGCTGGCGCACACGCTGGGCCTTGCCGCCGTGACGCTGGCGGTGTTCCTCGGCGGTGTCTTTCTCATGGCCCTGACCACCGTGGACGCCGAATTCCGCGTCTCCCGTGGCGAGACCGTGTGGCAGGTGTACTGGCGTCCCGGTACGCCGCTGGAACAGGTGCGCCCGCAATGGGACGAGGTGCGGCGCATGCCGTGGCTGACCCGTGCGGAGACATGGACGCCCGATGACGCGCTCGCCGCTCTTGCGAAACGCCTCGGCGGGGCGGACGCCCTGCCCTCCGGCGGCGTGAACCCCCTGCCACCCACGGCGTTGCTGGTGTTCTCGCCGCGTGAGGTCGACGCGGGCCGCTGGGCGCGCGAGACGCAGTCCTTCCTCAAGAACCTCCCCGGTGTCGAGCGCGTGACCTCCACGCCGCTCAAGGACGAGTTCGGTCGCATGTGGCGCGGTGTGAGCGCCTTCGTGGTGTGGCCTAGCGTCGCCTTTCTCACGCTGGTGCTGGCCCTCGTCTCGGCGAGTTCGGTGCGCCTCACGCTGGAGCACCGGCGCGACGAGATAGAGATTCTCAAGCTGGTGGGCGCACGCAACTGGTACATACGGCTGCCCCTGCTTGTGGGCGGCGCGATGCTGGGCCTTGTGGGCGGCGGCGCGGCCCTTGCGCTGCTGCATCTCGTCTACCGTTTCGTAGGGCCGTTCTTCGCCGTTCCCCCGCTCCTCATGGAGTTGCATTTCCCGCCGCCAGAACAGGCGGTTCTGTTAGTGGCCGTTCCGGTTCTCATGGGTTTGACGGGCGGCTGGATGGCCGTCCGCGACCGCAACTGA
- the ftsE gene encoding cell division ATP-binding protein FtsE translates to MLDIRHLSHNYGSHWALKDCSFTLEKGGFLFLSGPSGAGKTTLLRLLHGALPLQRGQAQVAGFDLARLRSHDLPALRRHVSVVFQDFRILPARTAFANIALPLEVRGLDARASGRRVRAVARALGLEHRLDTPAGELSGGEQQRVAVARAIVVNPQVLLADEPTGNLDPDLSLRLMDVFMQFNAYGTTVVLATHNPELIRRNPAARLIHLDDGMITHANWPGARLSCRADACDLLEGP, encoded by the coding sequence ATGCTCGACATCAGGCACCTTTCGCATAACTACGGCTCGCACTGGGCGCTGAAGGACTGCTCCTTCACGCTCGAGAAGGGCGGTTTCCTCTTTCTTTCCGGCCCTTCCGGGGCAGGCAAGACCACCCTGTTGCGTCTTCTGCACGGCGCGCTGCCCTTGCAACGCGGGCAGGCGCAGGTGGCGGGGTTCGACCTCGCCCGTCTGCGTTCACACGACCTTCCCGCCCTGCGACGCCATGTTTCGGTGGTCTTTCAGGATTTTCGCATCCTGCCTGCGCGAACGGCCTTCGCCAACATCGCCCTGCCGCTGGAGGTGCGCGGGCTCGACGCCCGTGCTTCCGGGCGGCGCGTACGCGCCGTGGCCCGCGCCCTGGGGCTTGAGCACCGCCTCGACACTCCCGCCGGTGAGCTTTCGGGGGGTGAACAGCAGCGCGTGGCCGTGGCCCGCGCCATCGTCGTGAATCCGCAGGTGCTGCTTGCCGACGAACCCACGGGCAACCTCGACCCCGACCTCTCGCTGCGCCTCATGGACGTGTTCATGCAGTTCAACGCCTACGGGACGACTGTGGTGCTGGCCACGCACAACCCCGAACTCATCAGGCGCAATCCCGCGGCGCGCCTCATACACCTTGATGACGGCATGATCACCCATGCCAACTGGCCGGGGGCGCGTCTGTCATGTCGGGCTGACGCCTGCGACCTGCTGGAGGGCCCGTGA
- a CDS encoding phosphoethanolamine transferase, with the protein MRGSRFGSVVFVVISLLAALCYNPQLYATGVSPLAAVPVLLLHLALAVTFGGIPGLRWGYFLFLHVAGCALTYFYTLFDVSMSYDTLAWLLETNRAEVDSFVTWPLFLLLCAGIAVSLVHSSLSQSFRASLAGRRYAAMAGLLLLCALVSAEGGRAAFKHLGGKASYEALSMSRIVPVSVVKAAAAYVREERRSDTLAALPDPADAASSLVIPDHEKPVVVFIIGESARADHFGINGYERDTTPRLSVERNIINYGVCRSFANTTRISLIGILTDATIEDRTPRHGSFISLFNKHGYDTAFFSRQNRLGRSGHLTDALVSGAGTVEYLKGVDRDLVTRLQAFVANAGGKLVVLHTQGSHFSYNQQYAAEHRRFMPDTYSNEAMPRDIANVINAYDNSIVKTDAMIAETIDVLRDRNAVVLYTSDHGESLGENGVFFHGTKKVADEQYEVPLFLWYSDVYEKSRPDVVARLRRVRGTPVTHDFIYHTLLGLGGIRSTIASASHDLSGVTAPPLRASGDEAVALTE; encoded by the coding sequence ATGAGAGGTTCCCGCTTCGGTTCCGTCGTGTTCGTCGTCATCTCCCTGCTTGCAGCCCTATGCTACAACCCGCAGCTTTATGCGACCGGTGTGTCTCCGCTGGCTGCCGTGCCCGTGCTGTTGCTGCACCTCGCCCTTGCGGTCACTTTCGGGGGTATTCCCGGACTTCGCTGGGGATATTTCCTCTTTCTCCACGTTGCGGGGTGTGCCCTCACCTATTTCTACACACTGTTCGACGTGTCGATGAGCTACGACACGCTGGCATGGTTGCTTGAAACCAACCGGGCGGAAGTCGATAGTTTTGTCACATGGCCGCTCTTTCTGTTGCTGTGCGCAGGGATAGCGGTCAGCCTTGTCCACAGCTCTCTCTCGCAGTCATTCAGGGCGAGTCTCGCCGGAAGGCGGTATGCGGCGATGGCAGGACTGCTTTTGCTGTGTGCACTCGTAAGTGCCGAGGGGGGACGTGCCGCGTTCAAGCATCTTGGCGGCAAGGCATCCTATGAAGCGCTTTCTATGAGTCGCATCGTTCCCGTCTCCGTCGTCAAGGCTGCTGCGGCGTATGTCAGGGAAGAGCGCCGGTCCGACACGCTCGCGGCGCTGCCAGACCCGGCGGATGCCGCTTCGTCGCTGGTTATCCCGGACCATGAGAAGCCGGTGGTGGTGTTCATCATCGGTGAAAGCGCCCGCGCCGATCATTTTGGCATCAACGGCTACGAGCGGGATACGACGCCGCGTCTTTCTGTCGAAAGGAACATCATCAATTACGGGGTCTGCCGGTCGTTTGCGAACACGACGAGGATTTCCCTCATCGGCATACTGACCGATGCCACCATTGAAGACAGGACGCCCCGGCATGGTTCCTTCATCAGCCTCTTCAACAAGCACGGATACGATACGGCTTTCTTTTCGCGCCAGAACAGGCTCGGTCGTAGCGGTCACCTCACAGACGCCCTTGTCTCAGGTGCGGGCACTGTGGAGTACCTCAAGGGCGTCGACCGGGATCTTGTGACCCGCCTGCAGGCGTTCGTGGCAAATGCAGGGGGCAAACTTGTCGTGCTCCATACGCAGGGGTCGCACTTTTCATACAACCAGCAGTACGCGGCGGAACATCGTCGCTTCATGCCCGATACGTATAGTAATGAGGCGATGCCGCGCGACATCGCGAATGTCATTAATGCCTATGACAACAGCATCGTGAAGACCGATGCGATGATCGCAGAGACGATCGATGTGCTGCGCGACCGCAATGCCGTCGTTCTGTATACGTCAGATCATGGCGAGTCATTGGGTGAGAACGGTGTCTTCTTCCACGGGACGAAGAAGGTGGCCGATGAACAGTACGAGGTCCCTCTTTTCCTGTGGTACAGTGACGTATACGAAAAGAGCCGCCCCGATGTGGTCGCCAGATTGCGTCGTGTGCGCGGGACACCGGTCACGCATGACTTCATCTATCATACACTTCTCGGACTTGGTGGCATCCGTTCCACCATTGCCTCGGCAAGCCACGACCTTTCGGGAGTCACGGCACCGCCGCTACGGGCGTCGGGTGATGAGGCTGTCGCGTTGACAGAGTGA
- a CDS encoding diacylglycerol kinase, whose protein sequence is MSEAFPNGLAARCRRIINAFHYSMKGLNTVVRHEAAVQDELLVLVPAVVLALLLGDTGVEKALLIGSWVLVIIVELLNTAVESLTDRVGTEWHPLSGQVKDIGSGAVFVAMCLAAVVWLCVLLG, encoded by the coding sequence ATGTCCGAAGCCTTTCCCAACGGTCTTGCCGCGCGCTGCCGTCGTATCATCAACGCCTTCCATTATTCGATGAAGGGGCTGAATACCGTGGTGCGCCACGAGGCCGCCGTCCAGGACGAACTTCTCGTGCTGGTGCCCGCTGTCGTCCTTGCCCTGCTGCTGGGTGATACGGGAGTGGAAAAGGCGCTGCTCATCGGCAGCTGGGTTCTCGTCATCATCGTCGAGTTGCTGAATACGGCCGTGGAGTCGCTCACGGACAGGGTGGGTACCGAGTGGCACCCCCTCTCCGGGCAGGTCAAGGACATCGGGTCCGGTGCCGTCTTCGTCGCCATGTGTCTTGCGGCTGTCGTCTGGCTGTGTGTGCTGCTGGGGTGA
- a CDS encoding YbaK/EbsC family protein, with amino-acid sequence MRVEDVKRVLAEHHVLEGYREFATSSATVELAALAAGCEPGRIAKTLSLHTAEGPVVIVAMGTARIDNRKFKDTFHEKARFIQGDDVPTLVGHPVGGVCPFALNEGVKVYLDASLRAFDPVYPAAGASNNAVCITLADLERVTDGVWVDVCKV; translated from the coding sequence ATGCGTGTAGAGGACGTGAAGAGGGTGCTTGCAGAGCACCACGTTCTGGAAGGCTACAGGGAATTCGCCACGTCCAGCGCCACCGTCGAACTGGCGGCGCTGGCGGCCGGGTGCGAACCGGGGCGCATCGCCAAGACCCTTTCGCTGCATACGGCGGAAGGCCCGGTGGTCATCGTGGCCATGGGGACGGCCCGCATCGACAACCGCAAGTTCAAGGATACCTTCCACGAGAAGGCCCGTTTCATTCAGGGCGACGACGTGCCGACCCTTGTCGGGCATCCCGTGGGCGGAGTCTGCCCCTTCGCCCTCAATGAGGGGGTGAAGGTATACCTCGATGCAAGTCTTCGGGCGTTCGACCCCGTGTACCCGGCTGCGGGCGCATCCAATAACGCGGTATGCATCACGCTGGCAGACCTTGAGCGCGTGACGGATGGCGTCTGGGTCGACGTCTGCAAGGTATAG